The following proteins are encoded in a genomic region of Planococcus lenghuensis:
- the polX gene encoding DNA polymerase/3'-5' exonuclease PolX produces the protein MNKKTIVRTLEKISLYMELKGENSFKVSAFRKAAQALELDQRSLSEIEDVTKLKGIGKGTGDIITELIETGHSTVLEELEKEVPKGLLPLLSLQGLGGKKLARLYAELGIDSAESLRKACEEHHIQKLAGFGPKSEEKILKELNEHETRPNRLPIWKMADTVEWLEAVLRDLKEIERFQVAGSYRRTKETSKDLDFIIATKKPDAVKDQLLESLPILETIAAGSTKVSVTLDQQTPVDVDFRLVALEEFASALHHFTGSKDHNVKLRQLAKSQGKKISEYGVEQKDGSVETFESEEAFFAHFDLPFIPPAVRVDGRELDRLDELPDLIEREDVQGDLHMHTTWSDGAHSLTEMIDACREKGYKYMVITDHSHYLKVANGLSPERLRNQHKEIRKLNEQYDDIEILSGTEMDILPDGSLDFDDELLAELDFVIASIHSSFSQSQDKIMNRLHNAIKNPHVDMIAHPTGRIVGQRDGYNPDVKQLIEWAKEYGKILELNGSPYRLDLATEWLELAQKEGVPIAINTDAHSTDGLDVMDIGVKYAKKAWLKKATVVNTWPYERLIEHLKQ, from the coding sequence ATGAATAAAAAAACGATTGTGCGCACGCTTGAAAAAATATCGCTTTATATGGAATTGAAAGGAGAGAACTCCTTTAAAGTATCGGCGTTCCGAAAAGCCGCTCAAGCGCTTGAACTTGATCAGCGCAGCCTGAGTGAAATCGAAGATGTGACGAAGCTGAAAGGCATCGGCAAAGGGACCGGGGATATCATCACCGAATTGATCGAAACCGGTCATTCCACCGTGCTGGAAGAACTCGAGAAAGAAGTGCCGAAAGGGTTGCTGCCGCTGCTCAGCCTGCAGGGGCTCGGCGGTAAGAAGCTGGCCCGGCTGTATGCGGAGCTCGGCATCGATTCAGCGGAATCGCTCCGGAAAGCGTGCGAAGAACACCATATTCAGAAGCTGGCCGGTTTCGGTCCAAAATCGGAAGAAAAGATTCTGAAGGAACTCAATGAACACGAGACGCGCCCAAATCGGCTGCCGATCTGGAAAATGGCTGACACGGTCGAATGGCTGGAAGCGGTTCTGCGGGACCTCAAAGAAATTGAGCGGTTCCAAGTGGCCGGCAGTTACCGGCGGACGAAAGAAACGAGCAAGGATCTCGATTTCATCATCGCAACAAAAAAACCGGATGCCGTAAAAGACCAGCTGCTTGAATCCCTGCCGATTCTTGAAACGATCGCAGCCGGATCGACGAAAGTTTCGGTGACACTCGATCAACAGACGCCGGTGGACGTCGATTTCCGGCTCGTCGCCCTGGAAGAATTCGCGTCCGCCCTGCATCATTTCACGGGTTCAAAAGACCATAACGTGAAATTGCGTCAGCTGGCGAAGTCGCAAGGCAAGAAAATCAGCGAATACGGCGTGGAACAGAAAGACGGCAGCGTCGAAACGTTCGAATCGGAAGAAGCGTTTTTCGCCCATTTTGATCTGCCGTTCATTCCGCCTGCCGTGCGGGTGGATGGCCGGGAACTCGATCGGCTCGATGAACTGCCGGACCTTATTGAACGGGAAGACGTGCAGGGCGATCTGCATATGCACACGACGTGGTCGGATGGTGCCCATTCGCTGACCGAAATGATTGATGCCTGCCGGGAAAAAGGGTATAAATATATGGTCATCACCGACCATTCCCATTACTTGAAAGTGGCGAATGGCTTGTCGCCGGAACGGCTGCGGAACCAGCACAAGGAAATCCGGAAGCTGAATGAACAATACGACGACATTGAAATTCTCTCGGGAACCGAAATGGATATTTTGCCGGACGGTTCGCTTGATTTTGATGATGAACTGCTCGCTGAACTGGATTTTGTCATCGCAAGCATTCATTCAAGTTTCAGCCAGTCACAGGATAAGATCATGAACCGGCTCCATAACGCCATCAAAAACCCCCATGTCGACATGATTGCCCATCCGACCGGGCGGATTGTCGGCCAGCGGGATGGCTATAACCCGGATGTAAAGCAGCTGATCGAATGGGCGAAGGAATATGGCAAAATCCTTGAACTAAACGGCAGTCCGTACCGGCTCGATCTGGCGACGGAATGGCTTGAGCTTGCCCAAAAAGAAGGCGTGCCAATCGCCATCAATACAGACGCCCATTCAACGGATGGCCTGGATGTCATGGACATCGGCGTGAAGTACGCGAAAAAAGCATGGTTGAAAAAAGCGACGGTCGTCAATACGTGGCCGTATGAACGATTAATAGAGCATTTAAAGCAGTAG
- a CDS encoding CvpA family protein — MLDILLLILLVGGLIVGFVRGLVVQLIHMVGFIIALFIARLYYIPLAENFDLWIPYPAITEASRFTIAVERLNLTETFYQIFAFALIFFAAWLLLQIIASILNFLKYMPVLGFFSRLLGAVLGFVEAYILVFFALYLFALLPIAIVQDALEGSGIARTLLENTPYFSSQVKEWWYIYLQ; from the coding sequence ATGCTGGATATACTTTTACTGATCTTACTGGTCGGCGGCCTGATTGTGGGGTTCGTTCGCGGTCTTGTCGTTCAATTGATTCATATGGTGGGTTTTATTATTGCGCTGTTTATCGCCCGGCTGTACTATATACCGCTGGCTGAGAATTTCGATTTATGGATTCCGTATCCGGCAATTACGGAAGCTTCCCGGTTCACGATTGCAGTTGAAAGACTGAATTTGACCGAGACGTTTTATCAGATTTTCGCCTTTGCGCTTATTTTCTTTGCTGCCTGGCTCTTGCTGCAGATTATTGCATCGATCCTGAACTTCCTGAAGTACATGCCAGTTCTCGGGTTTTTCTCCCGGCTCCTCGGTGCAGTGCTCGGATTTGTGGAAGCCTACATACTGGTGTTCTTCGCACTTTATCTGTTTGCACTCCTCCCGATCGCCATTGTGCAGGATGCACTGGAAGGTTCGGGGATTGCCCGGACACTTTTGGAGAACACGCCGTATTTCTCCTCGCAGGTAAAAGAATGGTGGTACATTTATCTCCAATGA
- the pheT gene encoding phenylalanine--tRNA ligase subunit beta, with the protein MLVSIDWLKDYVNTQNETAEELAEKVTRAGIEVDAVIDRSEGLKKLVIGYVEECGKHPEADKLSLCQVNVGEETLQIICGAPNIGQGQKVVVALPGARLPGGVKIKKAKLRGEVSNGMICSHQELGIEGKVVPKAYADGIYVLPEDAPIGADAIEYLNLNDHVLELGLTPNRADAMSMLGVAYEVGAILSEDVKLPEITYEEANETVESKLKLRVEAPEDNPLYIAKVVKNIEVKESPAWLQQRLMAAGVRPLNNVVDVTNFVLMEYGQPLHAFDYDDLKTGEIVVRRAKDGETITTLDDAERKLAPHNLVITNGQEPVALAGVMGGANSEVSTKTTTVVIESAYFAPASVRQTSKDQGLRSDASSRYEKGIDPNRVEPAAERAAQLLAELAGGEVLAGSVVVDSLDRTERTVAVSPDFINERLGMKIPFEDMIQILRRLKFETEAANNQLIINVPTRRQDIQIEEDVVEEIARLYGYDEIPATLPETESSPGGLTPYQEKRRLVRRYMESAGLLQAVTYSLTSEKSAQQFALNATETTKLLMPMSEERSVLRQSLIPHLLEAVTYNTARQNDSVALYETGSVFLKSDGELPEEQEHLAAAITGMWLNNSWQGEKKPVDFFVLKGIVEGLAAKLGSELTFQKGQLDGLHPGRTADILFNGERIGVIGQVHPSEQKQRDLKETYVLELNLHKLLVLEPAPLVFEPVSRFPSISRDIALVLGKDTQAATIESIIRNAGGRLLKDVTVFDVYEGKNMEPGKKSVAFSLTYFDPEKTLTDEEVAAAHDKVLKALAEAGAEQRS; encoded by the coding sequence ATGTTAGTATCAATTGATTGGTTAAAAGACTATGTAAATACACAAAATGAAACCGCGGAAGAGCTCGCGGAAAAAGTGACGCGTGCCGGAATCGAAGTGGACGCCGTTATCGACCGGTCGGAAGGTCTGAAGAAACTGGTCATCGGCTACGTCGAGGAATGCGGCAAGCACCCGGAAGCGGATAAACTATCGCTGTGCCAGGTGAATGTTGGAGAAGAAACATTGCAGATTATCTGTGGCGCTCCGAATATCGGACAGGGCCAGAAAGTCGTCGTGGCACTTCCGGGGGCGAGGCTTCCAGGCGGTGTGAAAATCAAGAAAGCGAAATTGCGCGGCGAAGTGTCGAACGGCATGATATGTTCGCATCAGGAACTCGGTATTGAAGGGAAAGTTGTGCCGAAAGCATACGCCGACGGCATTTACGTCTTGCCGGAAGATGCACCGATCGGGGCGGATGCCATTGAATACTTGAATCTGAACGATCACGTGCTTGAACTCGGCCTGACACCGAACCGCGCGGACGCCATGAGCATGCTCGGTGTCGCTTACGAAGTGGGAGCTATCCTGTCAGAAGACGTGAAGCTACCGGAAATCACTTATGAAGAAGCCAATGAAACAGTGGAATCCAAGCTGAAACTGCGCGTGGAAGCACCGGAAGACAATCCGCTCTACATCGCGAAAGTCGTGAAGAACATCGAAGTGAAGGAATCGCCGGCATGGTTGCAGCAGCGGCTCATGGCAGCTGGCGTCCGTCCATTGAATAACGTCGTCGATGTCACGAACTTCGTATTAATGGAATACGGCCAGCCGCTTCACGCATTCGATTACGATGACTTGAAGACGGGCGAAATTGTTGTGCGCCGTGCGAAAGACGGTGAAACGATCACGACGCTGGATGATGCGGAACGCAAACTCGCACCGCATAACCTCGTGATCACGAACGGTCAGGAACCGGTGGCGCTTGCGGGTGTCATGGGCGGCGCCAACTCGGAAGTCAGCACAAAAACGACGACCGTCGTCATCGAATCCGCTTATTTCGCCCCGGCTTCGGTCCGCCAGACGTCGAAAGACCAGGGCCTCCGCAGTGACGCAAGTTCGCGTTACGAAAAAGGCATCGACCCGAACCGGGTGGAACCGGCGGCTGAACGGGCGGCGCAATTGCTTGCTGAACTGGCCGGCGGGGAAGTGCTCGCGGGATCCGTTGTGGTGGATTCGCTCGACCGGACCGAAAGAACGGTCGCCGTGTCACCCGATTTTATTAACGAACGCCTCGGCATGAAAATTCCGTTCGAGGATATGATCCAAATTCTCCGGCGGTTGAAATTCGAGACGGAAGCAGCGAATAACCAGCTGATCATCAACGTGCCGACGCGCCGGCAGGATATCCAGATCGAAGAGGATGTCGTGGAAGAAATCGCGCGGCTGTACGGCTATGACGAAATCCCGGCGACGTTACCCGAAACGGAATCCTCACCGGGCGGGCTGACACCATACCAGGAAAAGCGCCGCCTCGTGCGCCGCTATATGGAAAGTGCCGGACTGCTGCAAGCGGTGACGTATTCATTGACGTCTGAGAAATCCGCGCAGCAATTCGCGCTGAACGCAACCGAAACGACGAAACTGCTCATGCCGATGAGCGAAGAGCGGAGCGTGCTCCGACAGAGCCTCATCCCGCATCTGTTGGAAGCGGTCACGTACAACACGGCGCGCCAGAACGATTCGGTGGCTCTGTATGAAACCGGCTCGGTGTTCCTGAAGTCAGACGGCGAACTCCCGGAAGAACAGGAGCATCTCGCGGCGGCCATTACCGGCATGTGGCTTAACAACAGCTGGCAAGGTGAGAAAAAACCGGTCGATTTCTTCGTGCTGAAAGGCATCGTCGAAGGCTTGGCGGCTAAACTCGGCAGCGAGCTGACGTTCCAAAAAGGCCAGCTCGACGGACTGCATCCGGGGCGCACAGCCGATATCTTATTCAATGGCGAACGAATCGGCGTCATCGGACAAGTGCATCCATCTGAACAGAAGCAGCGGGACTTGAAAGAGACATATGTGCTTGAACTTAACCTGCATAAATTGCTGGTGTTGGAACCGGCACCGCTCGTCTTCGAACCGGTATCACGCTTCCCGTCCATCTCACGCGACATCGCGCTCGTGCTGGGCAAAGACACGCAAGCTGCGACGATCGAGTCGATCATCCGGAATGCAGGCGGACGCCTCCTGAAAGATGTCACGGTGTTCGATGTATATGAAGGCAAGAACATGGAACCGGGTAAGAAATCCGTGGCGTTCTCGCTCACGTACTTCGATCCGGAAAAAACGCTGACTGACGAAGAAGTCGCAGCGGCGCATGACAAAGTACTGAAGGCATTGGCAGAAGCAGGCGCAGAACAGCGCAGCTGA
- the rnhC gene encoding ribonuclease HIII yields MSNAVVKLSGSKLAELRKFYGTNEVPAKAASVQFSAKLADTTITAYTSGKVLFQGAGAGREAAKWGTVEEKAKTASSSAKGDTLPADFAKKSVIGSDETGTGDFFGPITVAACYVPADKVELAMELGVKDSKQLTDDYMRKIAPDLKASFIHSTLTLPNDKYNDVQAKGWSQGKMKALMHNKAIRHVLRKLDGEKPDAILIDQFAERGVYYRHLKDQAEIVRDGVLFSTKAEGLHVSVACASIFARVAFLDAMDELSRKAGVLLPKGAGQGVDEAAARILLKKGPEFLQTISKVHFANTKKAEVLAKKKIKG; encoded by the coding sequence ATGTCAAACGCTGTTGTAAAGCTAAGCGGCAGTAAGCTTGCCGAATTGAGAAAATTTTATGGAACAAATGAAGTTCCAGCGAAAGCAGCCTCGGTCCAATTCTCCGCCAAACTGGCCGATACGACCATTACGGCCTACACATCCGGCAAAGTGCTGTTCCAGGGCGCCGGCGCCGGCCGGGAAGCCGCAAAATGGGGAACGGTGGAAGAAAAAGCGAAAACCGCCTCTTCCTCTGCCAAAGGTGACACGCTGCCGGCAGATTTTGCAAAGAAATCCGTCATCGGCTCGGATGAAACGGGCACGGGTGACTTTTTCGGGCCCATCACCGTCGCTGCCTGTTATGTACCGGCGGACAAAGTCGAGCTCGCAATGGAACTTGGTGTGAAAGACTCCAAGCAGCTGACGGATGATTATATGCGGAAAATTGCACCGGACTTGAAAGCATCTTTTATCCATAGCACCCTGACATTGCCGAACGACAAATACAATGACGTGCAGGCCAAGGGCTGGTCTCAAGGTAAGATGAAAGCCTTGATGCACAACAAGGCGATCCGGCATGTGCTGCGGAAGCTCGATGGCGAAAAACCGGATGCCATTCTGATTGACCAATTCGCCGAGCGCGGCGTCTACTACCGGCATTTGAAAGATCAAGCGGAAATCGTACGGGACGGTGTGCTGTTTTCGACAAAAGCGGAAGGCCTCCACGTGTCCGTCGCCTGTGCTTCCATTTTTGCGCGCGTGGCGTTCCTCGATGCCATGGACGAGCTGAGCCGCAAAGCAGGTGTGCTCCTTCCGAAAGGAGCCGGACAAGGCGTTGATGAAGCTGCTGCCCGGATTTTATTGAAAAAAGGACCGGAATTTTTGCAGACGATTTCGAAGGTCCATTTTGCCAACACGAAAAAAGCGGAAGTGTTGGCAAAGAAGAAAATTAAAGGATAA
- the zapA gene encoding cell division protein ZapA, whose amino-acid sequence MSEPEKKRLQVEIFGQTYKMVGSESSGHMRLVASMVDDKMRELHSQNASLDTATLAVLAAVNGFHDYLKLKHQVEQMESELKRLKG is encoded by the coding sequence TTGTCAGAACCAGAGAAAAAGCGCCTTCAAGTAGAAATATTCGGACAGACTTATAAAATGGTGGGCAGTGAATCATCCGGCCATATGCGGCTTGTGGCGTCGATGGTTGATGACAAGATGCGGGAGCTCCATTCACAAAATGCATCACTTGATACGGCGACACTTGCTGTCCTGGCTGCCGTAAACGGGTTCCATGACTATCTTAAACTGAAACACCAGGTAGAACAAATGGAATCTGAATTGAAAAGATTGAAGGGTTGA